The Ptiloglossa arizonensis isolate GNS036 chromosome 2, iyPtiAriz1_principal, whole genome shotgun sequence sequence ACCCCATAGATATTCACTTTCGAATGTCTTCGAGCAACTTGATCGATGCCCATCGATCGCATCGAGTTCGATACGTGTTTAATTACACACGTACGATTATCGCTAAACCTTGATAAATTCGAATCCGATGAATTGTTCGCTGTCGAtctcgatttttcaaattcaagGAAACGAGACACTCCCGATAAATACCATAAGAATAGAAATTCAACTTGAATAATTATACAAGGACAAACATGATGTAAcatatttggaaaattaattttccgtgGTACATTTTCATTTGTAGACATTTCGTTTATAACTGTATagcaattcgaaaaaaaaataattttttctaccgCTTTATCGCTAACGGTAAGTCCAACACGATTTTTAACAATAACGACTCCACCTTTGATCAATCGATCGGAAATTGGATTTCCTAATTGCAAAGTCTCGAGGATACTCGATGGTTTAAATTGCAACGATACCGTACTTAAATATCAACAAATACGTGTTGATAAATAATATCGACGATAATTTGCTTTAACCCCTACTCGATACACCGATACAATTTTGCCATCGGTGTACAAAAATACGATTATACATCCCGTGGAATAaacgtttatttttgtttattaaagAAGATGTGTCTTTGAACTTGGTTATATTTTgatcgtaaatattttctttcgcgaaaaaaCGGCAAAGTTACGTAAATTATTAACTTCTTACAAATAATAATCTTTTCGTACCGGCTTCTAGTATTAAAAAACTATCGAATACTTTTGAACGATAGTGTATACGAAGGTTtcgtatatatttacatatttgtaaATACTTATAAGAATAGGCTCTTGAACCGTAGTTGTGACTCgtttttttatgaaatattaccAAGGCATATTGCTGTTACTAATATTACTATTCGAACGACCCACAGCGGTCTAAAACGCTTCGACCCAATAATCCAGTGTCTCGTGGTTATTTTTGTTATCAATTTATTCTTTAACCTTTCCAGCGGTAAACGGGACACACGTATACTGCAGTGTTTTCTAAACTTCACCTCCGTCAGACCGAGCTCCCTTGATAAAGAAAACGTTAGAACGAAAATGATTTTCGGTCATTCTTTTATGAAGTGAAATTCCAAAACCACGTACATTATCgtgaattttatattatttaaacaaGATTTACGTTCACGCGATACATAGTTCCATTACGGAAAATACttggttttattttttattgtagaTCGACGCAACAAAATACTAGACTGTGCGCCGTTGGCAGGAAGGttcgtggaaaataaaatttattaccgAAGTATAAATGTACTTGCACGTACGCGTGTACGTATTCGATCCAGTCGAAGGATTTTGTTGTTTCCAAGCATGGAGTGTTCACGCGTGTTTACACTCGGTGCaatttaatttttgcaattggTGCATGCGAAACTCGTATATCGAGTTTTGAGATTATTTCAAGATGAGCAAGAGTTTCAACGATAAACGTTTAAGAACAATTAAATTCTTTCTAGAAGCTGCTCGAGCTGTTATTCAACAATTCGAAAACCTTCTAGTACGTAGTGCTGTTTAATAGCACCTTTGACGaacgttttgcaaaatatttcttACAGTTACTTTGTACGTAAAAACTCTTGGAAACTCGTACAACACGAGTAcgcattttatcgaaaattactTCTTTTTTGAGACTACTGCGACAAAGAAGTAATATTAAAGTTGCAAATATTTATTCCATAGTAAAATGGTTCGGACGTTTTAGAAGACCTTCGGGATAAGAAATCTTGGATAATTTCGCGGTCTAGGAAATCTTGAAGGTTTTACAAGTGTTGAAAGTTTTAAAAGTCCTTAAATGTCTTTGTAAAAACGAAAACGGAAGAacggaaaatttataaattaattcaCGATTGTGCAGGTGAACATAGAATTCTAAAACAAAAATACTTGTATCGTATGATAACGAGCAACGTTATTTTAAGATTTTTTAATGTTTCGTTGTTTTCAGAGTAGCCAAACaattatgtattttaatttgttgaaaaattatcgaacaaGTGTAGAAAAATTTACCTCATCGCCACTATCGATGTTGCGTGTCGTCTTTGGCTTTAGACATTTCAGGATTCTGTTATTTACCGAGAGAagcgaattctttttttctctgaATTTGGAATCTCGTAATGATTACACTCAAAGCATTTGAGATGTCATTTCGATATTTCAATATCTTTCCTCGTGTTTGCCGATATATTGGTTTTAAAGGAGAGGTAATACACATATCGTGAAATTAAAGTCAACTCGTTATACAGTTTAagaaagtattatttttcttttgcttAAAAGAACCGTCGTACTTACATCGTTCGTGGACATTGACGAAGATAACGCGTGACAATCGATGTAATTGTTAGAAAAGTTATGTTCAGTTTGTCGCTTAATTGACTTTACCTCGGATGTACGCGTTCCAAATGATAGGTAATTTTCTAAATCAACCCTCTAGAATAGGTTCACGGGGCTCTCGGCCAGTTTCTTTTAAGTTGGGATACAACTTTGCTTTGAGACCATCGCTATTAATTCTTCCATGGAAATCTGGCTTTTTCTCTTTAGGCGCGCTTCGCTGTAACCAAACGTCCAACAAACTTTTAGGAGCGTAGAGACTACCCTTGAGAAGTTGCTTTCCAAGGGATATCGACGTGCTAGGTGGTGGTGACATCGGTGAATCGGTTGTTGCTCTTATTACACTCGCCCGAGCGGTTCCATCTTCTTTTCCAAAACTGTGTATGAATAAACGGACAATTGTTAGTATTTTTTACCAAGAAAAAAGGAGAacttgttttttattttcaaaatatcttaCACATACCCATCCAATTCGCGTAATGCCTGGTCCAATTCGACCTTATCCTTATCGTCTTTGCTCCGTACTTCAAGAAGACAAGTCAGAACTTCAGAATGCGCGGCAGAATTATTAACATgatgtttgagaaacgtttCTAGTTCTCCCCACAAGAGTCTATAGTGTTCTTCTCTACGTACACCACCTTTACCACCACGCCCCCCACCTATACTTGGCAAAGGTAGGGCTTCGTGTTTTGCTTCCAATTGCAACAAACTAAAGATCACTTGCTTACACTGTACGACCTCTTCAGCAGTGAGTTCCTCCTTTACCATTAAATCCGGCAATGGTTCTATTAACttcgatacaaaattttcattaatcgaTACAGACAGATTAAATGTTAACCGAAATTAAGTTTGATTCGTTTGAAATAAATACCTGTTTTAAATTAAACATAAGAGTACTAGAAATAGTGATTGGCCAATACTTTGTGTGCCGTTCCAATCTCGATCTCATCTTTTCTGCTGGACCTTCACTATTACTGCTTGTACTTCGTTTTAAAGGTACAAGTACATTATTTCGCATAAGTCTTCCAAAATCCTGTAACAagcaacgtataaaatgtatctCTAATCAAGAAGCTTttggtgaaaaattttaatctcgaaaaacaaattatttaaatctgATTATACTTACGGTTATTCTGTAATCAGTGACACGTCCACCGCAACCTTCACTAATGGAGGGTGGATCCTCCAATACGCTTCTGGCAGTAGATAACgtatgtataaaaatttctccACCATGTGCCGCGAGTAAATGAGAAATAGTCTTCCCGCCACTTTTTCTGGCCATTTCGAGCATTACTGACCTACCATTTAAAAGGAAATTAATCAAACAGGACGAAGGTCTACTATTTACATCTACCGGTGTAATTCTGTGCATAGCTGTGCAATTTTGCATTTCGGCTGCACTACATCCTCGTGGTGTACACCATTTCAGAGTTACTGTTTCATACTCTGATCCTTCTTCGAATCTCCTAAATGTTTTGATCAAAGCTGAATCTTGTGGATTTcctgaaaggaaaaagaaatacgtttgcaatgtaattttaattatactaaTTTTCACTTTACAACTTAATACTGTGTTTAATCAAAAAACCTTTTAGGATTGCAGAATGTGCAGCTGATGAATGAAATATCTCAACATCATAATTTGCAGAGGAACTAGCATTCTGTTCTTCTTTCATCGGTATACCAGTTACTGTGGTACTTGCTAGATCGTAATGAGACAAAATTAAGTGGGACAATTTTGAATGTAAAGCAGGTGCCTTAATTGAATGCACTTCTACCGTTAACAGTGGCGAAACctgaaacaaaatataaaacattatTTCTTTCGTCAAATCGAATAAACATAATGAAAATACATAAGTAAAGTACCTCTCGAGGTCCCTGACTAGTAACTTGTGACTCGATATTGTTAGGAAAAATATTTAGTATAACCAGATGACAATAATCTACAGGTATTAAACTGAAATAAAAGAGAAGAATATATTACAAAATCAATAGTCTTTAACTTCTAAAAATCATATACAAAGATACCAACTGATCTGAAGCTAATGCAGTTTTATTCTCTTGAGCTAAttcgttcaaaaatatattttccaagcTCTTCATATTGCTATTATCTCGCGCACTGGTGATACATATTACTCTACCTCTGTTAACAAGTTTACTAGCATTTTCATTTAACGATGTTCTCTTCTCATGTTGAATTTCCGAACACTCGTTCAATGTCTCAATAGCCACCCGTAATCCATGTATCACAGAGTAATCTTCTCCAGGTTCTGGAGTCTTTGTTGGTACTCCCAAAATGGCTGTGCCATTCATTATCTAAAATCGTAACAATCTTTGTCCGAACTACTATTTTACGATGTAAAAGTATAAAGGAAGAATCTATGAAAACTTACATGGTTTAAATTTTGCTGCGATGGACTCCATGAGTTTAATACGTATGCTGCACGATCGGTTACCACAAACCTTATCTGGAATTAAGTAACACTAATGTTAATAGCATTTTATTTTAGAATCATATGAATTTTGTTcataaacaataattaaaaattactgtACAAAATAATATACCAATTTTCCAGCTGGAAAAAGGTCCCACACAATACGACAATATTCTAGAGAGGCCTCTACACTGGTAGTCCACAAAGATTTGCAAACAGGTGCCAAAGGAATTAAATTCTGACCGCGACTCTTCAAAAAATCAAACTCCAACGAACATTCGGTAGATATACCAAAGTACGGTGTATGGTCCAAAACAAAAATAGTCTTATGATTTGCTGGATACATTCTCCTACACCACTTTAGGAAATCgtcttttttcaaattcaatacaTTGCAAcctatttattatacatttataaaaagGAGAATAGTGCTACGCAAGTATCACACATTATAGGTTAGGATATGAGATACTTCGATGTCGTTAATATTACGTTTCTACCGTTATAAGGATTATATGATAATATGCATTGGTTGTGTAagaatattattgtatttttgcaTTTCTCTACAATTATCGTATTACAATTCAACGCTATAGGAATATCAACGTTATTATTGTAGTTTGCACAACATATAAACTTTATTCTACAacattattgaataattttctcatatacctaaaaaaataattaataagctACGACAAATTTTGATAGTGCTTTATTAAGATTAATTTAACGATTTGTCTGTATCGTGTCCTGTTAACGTTCAAAATTCCCCGGTAGAATTTCGATACACTTCCGCTAGAACGGGCGTTTCGTTCGTAGATAATTAATTTActattttctctttattttagATTGTATTCtgttaaaacaaaaattttgaaatgtttagtttcatttttacaatattgaactttcttattacaaaataaatattatttccattCACCTCATATCATGTAGCGTTATGTGTAACGTATGTGCAAACAGAACTTCCTTTCCGCTTGGAAGTCTCCTAGTGGCATTGATAACGTAAGATTGCTGTAAcacttttctttatttataactcatatttttctgtaaaaagtaaaatattgttaataaaagAGCAGGAATTATCCTACATTTAAAATTGATGTAAAAATTTGTACGAATAGCAAGTAATTACAATAAATTTATGTAATCAAGTTGGTTAACGCACGTGGTATACTTTTAACAAAACTTTTTCTATAGtaacaataattcaatattGCGAATTGTCGGTTTTTCATATGTTAcacattaaaatttttgtactAAAAGGGTACATAATAAATTATGATGGTAtttctcaaattttattttcccgAATTGAGTTTGCTACTTATTTTAGGTTATAAGGGGAGGTTATATTTGCAActtctttaaacgaataaaatgaatATTCATTTCGACAGTGATTGCAATGGAAAACATAACGTACAAAATGttatttgatatattttatattaatacttATGTTCAGGTTACTCGTAAGTCAACCAAAACGTTAAGATGTCAGGAGGTCTAGACGTATTGTCCCTGAAAGAGGATGATGTTACTAAAATGTTAGCTGCATTTACACATTTGGGCgcggaaaatataaatttccaaaTGGAACAATACGTCTATAAGAAGAAAAATGATggtaagttttatttataatcaaatatttttatttttaattgaaaatgaataatgtcttatttttcaaatttaggtGTTAGCATCGTCAATTTACGCCACACATGGGAAAAATT is a genomic window containing:
- the Asun gene encoding integrator complex subunit 13 asun isoform X2, giving the protein MNGTAILGVPTKTPEPGEDYSVIHGLRVAIETLNECSEIQHEKRTSLNENASKLVNRGRVICITSARDNSNMKSLENIFLNELAQENKTALASDHLIPVDYCHLVILNIFPNNIESQVTSQGPREVSPLLTVEVHSIKAPALHSKLSHLILSHYDLASTTVTGIPMKEEQNASSSANYDVEIFHSSAAHSAILKGNPQDSALIKTFRRFEEGSEYETVTLKWCTPRGCSAAEMQNCTAMHRITPVDVNSRPSSCLINFLLNGRSVMLEMARKSGGKTISHLLAAHGGEIFIHTLSTARSVLEDPPSISEGCGGRVTDYRITDFGRLMRNNVLVPLKRSTSSNSEGPAEKMRSRLERHTKYWPITISSTLMFNLKQLIEPLPDLMVKEELTAEEVVQCKQVIFSLLQLEAKHEALPLPSIGGGRGGKGGVRREEHYRLLWGELETFLKHHVNNSAAHSEVLTCLLEVRSKDDKDKVELDQALRELDGFGKEDGTARASVIRATTDSPMSPPPSTSISLGKQLLKGSLYAPKSLLDVWLQRSAPKEKKPDFHGRINSDGLKAKLYPNLKETGREPREPILEG
- the Asun gene encoding integrator complex subunit 13 asun isoform X1 translates to MYPANHKTIFVLDHTPYFGISTECSLEFDFLKSRGQNLIPLAPVCKSLWTTSVEASLEYCRIVWDLFPAGKLIRFVVTDRAAYVLNSWSPSQQNLNHIMNGTAILGVPTKTPEPGEDYSVIHGLRVAIETLNECSEIQHEKRTSLNENASKLVNRGRVICITSARDNSNMKSLENIFLNELAQENKTALASDHLIPVDYCHLVILNIFPNNIESQVTSQGPREVSPLLTVEVHSIKAPALHSKLSHLILSHYDLASTTVTGIPMKEEQNASSSANYDVEIFHSSAAHSAILKGNPQDSALIKTFRRFEEGSEYETVTLKWCTPRGCSAAEMQNCTAMHRITPVDVNSRPSSCLINFLLNGRSVMLEMARKSGGKTISHLLAAHGGEIFIHTLSTARSVLEDPPSISEGCGGRVTDYRITDFGRLMRNNVLVPLKRSTSSNSEGPAEKMRSRLERHTKYWPITISSTLMFNLKQLIEPLPDLMVKEELTAEEVVQCKQVIFSLLQLEAKHEALPLPSIGGGRGGKGGVRREEHYRLLWGELETFLKHHVNNSAAHSEVLTCLLEVRSKDDKDKVELDQALRELDGFGKEDGTARASVIRATTDSPMSPPPSTSISLGKQLLKGSLYAPKSLLDVWLQRSAPKEKKPDFHGRINSDGLKAKLYPNLKETGREPREPILEG